A genomic window from Agrobacterium tumefaciens includes:
- a CDS encoding FAD-binding oxidoreductase yields the protein MHTSELTKERDLRESKPLWADTPRIGIRSGKTPEANHYDTIVVGAGISGALVAHALHRPGQSMLIVDRRDPVMGSSVASTAMIQHEIDTPLTELRKMIGRDAADRAWQRSARAVLRLEEIVSSLGISCSMARKQALYLAGDEMGSRALKAEAAAREEAGIAARFLGPAELRSDYAIDRTGAILSDISASANPAQLTAGLLRHTSGAGAEIVSHLEITDLRNLGDEVVVATAQGKILSARNVVFCTGYEFLKSLESPKHQIISTWALASRKGIDLPDWLKSHIVWEASDPYLYLRTDRDGRLIAGGEDEENPTSYLSEGKLFAKQDAIRRKIESLLGIDIGEPEYRWAAAFGTTTTGLPLIGAVPGMRNVYAVMGFGGNGITFSQIAAEIIAAAVNGGKDPDADLFRFD from the coding sequence ATGCACACATCGGAACTGACGAAGGAACGGGACCTCAGGGAATCAAAACCCCTGTGGGCCGATACGCCCCGCATCGGCATTCGCAGCGGAAAGACCCCGGAAGCCAACCATTATGACACGATCGTGGTGGGTGCCGGCATCAGCGGCGCGCTTGTGGCCCATGCGTTGCACAGGCCGGGCCAGTCGATGCTGATCGTCGACCGGCGTGACCCGGTAATGGGCAGCAGCGTCGCCAGCACCGCGATGATTCAACACGAGATCGACACTCCTCTGACTGAACTCAGAAAGATGATCGGTAGGGACGCTGCGGATCGGGCGTGGCAACGCTCGGCGCGGGCCGTCCTGCGTCTTGAGGAAATCGTTTCCTCGCTCGGCATATCCTGCAGCATGGCGCGCAAGCAGGCGCTTTATCTCGCCGGCGACGAAATGGGGTCGCGCGCGCTGAAGGCTGAAGCGGCAGCCCGGGAAGAAGCAGGGATTGCGGCGCGCTTCCTTGGCCCCGCCGAATTGAGGAGCGACTACGCCATCGATCGGACTGGGGCTATCCTCAGCGATATTTCGGCCTCCGCCAATCCCGCACAGCTGACGGCCGGCCTTTTGCGCCACACGTCGGGCGCCGGTGCGGAAATCGTGTCCCATCTGGAAATCACCGATCTCAGAAACCTCGGTGACGAGGTGGTCGTCGCCACCGCACAGGGCAAGATCCTTTCCGCCCGCAATGTCGTTTTCTGCACCGGATACGAATTCCTGAAGTCGCTGGAAAGCCCGAAACATCAGATCATCTCCACCTGGGCGCTGGCGAGCAGGAAGGGCATCGATCTGCCGGACTGGCTGAAAAGCCATATCGTCTGGGAGGCTTCCGATCCCTATCTCTACCTGCGTACCGACCGTGACGGACGCCTGATCGCAGGGGGCGAAGATGAGGAAAACCCGACATCGTACCTTTCTGAAGGAAAGCTCTTTGCCAAACAGGACGCAATCCGGCGCAAGATAGAAAGTCTCCTTGGTATCGACATCGGAGAGCCGGAATATCGCTGGGCGGCGGCCTTCGGTACCACCACCACCGGCCTGCCGCTGATCGGCGCGGTTCCCGGCATGAGGAACGTCTACGCCGTCATGGGCTTCGGGGGTAACGGCATCACCTTCAGCCAGATCGCCGCCGAGATAATCGCTGCCGCCGTCAATGGCGGCAAGGATCCCGACGCCGATCTCTTCCGGTTCGATTGA
- a CDS encoding TIGR02588 family protein produces the protein MTISKGRKHVESPKPHWVEWLTGAVCTLLVVAMLGWIGYDIYRYKPDKARFEFAVTDVEAQAGQYRVSFDIRNLSMTTAAQVHVRGDLQQNAATLESADVTFDYVASESRDTGTLFFRNNPQNGTLIINVAGYTEP, from the coding sequence ATGACCATATCGAAGGGCCGCAAACATGTTGAAAGCCCCAAGCCGCATTGGGTGGAGTGGCTGACGGGCGCCGTCTGTACGCTTCTTGTCGTCGCGATGCTCGGCTGGATCGGCTATGACATCTATCGCTACAAGCCGGACAAGGCCCGTTTCGAGTTTGCCGTCACGGACGTCGAGGCACAGGCGGGACAGTACCGGGTGAGTTTCGACATTCGCAACCTCTCGATGACGACGGCGGCGCAGGTGCATGTGCGCGGCGACCTGCAGCAAAATGCCGCCACGCTGGAAAGCGCCGACGTGACATTCGATTATGTCGCCTCGGAATCCCGCGACACCGGCACGCTCTTCTTCCGAAACAATCCCCAAAACGGAACACTCATCATCAACGTCGCCGGCTATACCGAGCCGTGA
- a CDS encoding TIGR02587 family membrane protein produces MAAITRKDADSDEVRQFLIGLARGTAGALLFALPMLMTMEMWFLGLYINSWRLLLLCILNLPLLFLLARRIGFENIHSRTQALRDAITAYGLGIAVSAAVLLLFGILNDQLTTSNLIAKIALQSVPASIGALLGRSQLGEHSDTEDEDDGEYSGETGYLHELFMMMVGALFLSLNVAPTEEMILIAYKVTPYHILALCLVSIAIMHGFVYALHFKGSHQVHEGQEWWQSFLRFTLPGYVIAIAISIYTLWTFERLDHTSLSQIMNAAVILGVPASIGAASARLIL; encoded by the coding sequence ATGGCGGCAATCACACGAAAAGATGCGGATAGTGATGAAGTCAGGCAATTTCTGATCGGTCTGGCACGTGGAACGGCAGGCGCACTGCTGTTTGCCCTGCCCATGCTGATGACCATGGAAATGTGGTTTCTAGGCCTTTACATCAATTCCTGGCGGCTTCTGCTGCTTTGCATCCTCAACCTGCCGCTGCTTTTCCTGCTCGCCCGCCGCATCGGCTTTGAAAATATTCATTCCCGGACACAGGCGCTACGCGACGCGATAACGGCCTATGGGCTGGGCATTGCCGTCAGCGCCGCCGTACTTTTGCTGTTCGGCATTTTGAACGATCAGCTCACCACCTCAAATCTCATCGCCAAAATCGCCCTGCAATCCGTGCCCGCCAGCATCGGGGCGCTGCTTGGCCGCAGCCAGCTCGGCGAACATTCCGACACCGAGGATGAGGACGATGGCGAATATTCCGGCGAGACGGGTTATCTGCACGAACTCTTCATGATGATGGTCGGCGCGCTTTTTCTCAGCCTCAATGTCGCCCCGACGGAAGAAATGATCCTGATTGCCTACAAAGTAACTCCCTATCACATTCTGGCGCTTTGCCTGGTCTCGATCGCGATCATGCACGGCTTCGTTTATGCGCTTCATTTCAAGGGGTCGCACCAAGTGCACGAGGGGCAGGAATGGTGGCAGTCCTTCCTGCGCTTCACCCTGCCCGGTTATGTCATCGCCATTGCCATCAGTATCTACACGCTCTGGACCTTCGAACGTCTCGACCATACCTCGCTGTCGCAGATCATGAATGCCGCCGTCATTCTCGGTGTTCCCGCTTCGATCGGCGCAGCCTCTGCCCGGCTGATCCTGTGA
- a CDS encoding DNA-binding protein, which translates to MKSRLLVTGAERAFILVIDPEEEAFEAIRRFAKSENINAASVTAIGAFSTATLAFFDLSTREYKEIPVTEQSEVLSLLGDITLDENDTPNPHLHVVLGFADGSTKGGHFLKGVVRPTLEVVIRETPAELRRSYRREFGIALIDPAK; encoded by the coding sequence ATGAAAAGTAGATTGCTGGTCACCGGTGCCGAACGTGCCTTCATTCTTGTCATCGACCCGGAGGAAGAGGCATTCGAGGCGATCCGCCGCTTCGCAAAATCGGAAAACATCAACGCTGCGTCGGTGACCGCGATAGGTGCCTTTTCAACTGCGACGCTCGCTTTTTTCGACCTTTCGACGCGCGAATATAAGGAAATTCCCGTGACGGAGCAGAGCGAGGTTCTGAGCCTGCTTGGCGATATTACGCTTGACGAAAACGACACCCCAAATCCGCACCTGCACGTTGTTCTGGGCTTTGCCGACGGTTCTACGAAAGGCGGCCATTTCCTGAAGGGGGTGGTGCGCCCGACGCTCGAAGTCGTCATTCGCGAGACACCGGCGGAATTGCGGCGCAGTTACCGCCGCGAATTCGGCATAGCACTCATCGATCCCGCAAAATAA
- a CDS encoding type 1 glutamine amidotransferase, with protein MTAINAAKILILATDGYERSELRVPYDQLKAKGADVKIASIKEGEIRSWDKKDWGDSIAVDLSAGSIKSDDFDALVLPGGQINPDVLRHDEDAMRVIRDFVKSGKVVAAICHAPWLLVEADALRGRNATSYWSIKTDLKNAGANWKDEKVVTDKGIITSRSPEDLDAFVAKIVEEVEEGRHERRAA; from the coding sequence ATGACTGCCATCAACGCTGCAAAGATCCTCATTCTCGCAACGGACGGCTATGAGCGCTCCGAACTGCGCGTGCCCTATGACCAGTTGAAGGCCAAGGGTGCGGACGTAAAGATCGCCTCAATCAAGGAAGGCGAGATCAGGAGCTGGGATAAAAAGGACTGGGGCGACAGCATTGCCGTCGATCTTTCCGCCGGGAGCATCAAATCGGATGACTTCGATGCGCTGGTTCTTCCAGGCGGCCAGATCAATCCGGATGTCCTGCGCCACGACGAGGATGCGATGCGCGTCATTCGCGATTTCGTCAAGTCCGGCAAGGTCGTGGCTGCGATTTGCCACGCCCCCTGGCTTCTCGTTGAAGCGGATGCCCTGCGCGGCCGTAACGCCACTTCCTACTGGTCGATCAAGACCGACCTGAAAAACGCCGGCGCCAACTGGAAGGACGAAAAGGTGGTGACGGACAAGGGCATCATCACGTCCCGCAGCCCGGAAGACCTAGATGCCTTCGTTGCGAAAATCGTCGAGGAGGTCGAGGAAGGCCGCCACGAACGCCGCGCCGCCTGA
- a CDS encoding N-formylglutamate amidohydrolase: MAAGQSDDEYRGNNENKGFWSIDFGNSPVIGTAIHDGHRIRPDIAGLMALSPDKRLREEDPFTGAMIAGMTNRIVVHHSRFEIDLNRAADQAIYLKPEQSWGLEVWNGQPPEDALRQSLDFHADYYTMLEAVLSTVERRHGAFVVLDVHSYNHRRQGAAAPPTAQAEAPDINIGTYSMDRSRWNDIVSAVGRHFASATIGGRRLDVRENVAFQGKGEQTRFIHERFAENGCAIAIEFKKFFMDEWTGEADARAVADIRDTIAALQPVIEECLRSRR, translated from the coding sequence ATGGCAGCCGGACAGAGCGACGACGAATATCGCGGCAATAACGAAAACAAGGGTTTCTGGTCGATCGACTTCGGCAATTCGCCCGTCATCGGCACGGCTATTCATGACGGTCATCGCATCCGTCCCGATATAGCCGGCCTGATGGCACTTTCCCCGGACAAGCGGCTGCGGGAAGAAGATCCGTTTACCGGCGCGATGATTGCAGGGATGACCAACCGTATCGTCGTTCATCATTCGCGTTTTGAAATCGATCTCAACCGCGCTGCCGATCAGGCGATCTATTTAAAGCCGGAACAATCCTGGGGCTTGGAGGTCTGGAACGGGCAGCCGCCCGAAGACGCGCTTCGCCAATCGCTCGATTTTCATGCCGACTATTACACGATGCTTGAAGCGGTTCTTTCAACGGTTGAGCGCCGGCATGGCGCTTTCGTGGTGCTGGACGTGCATAGCTATAATCATCGCCGACAGGGCGCTGCCGCGCCGCCAACGGCGCAGGCGGAAGCGCCCGACATCAATATTGGCACCTATTCCATGGATCGTAGCCGCTGGAACGATATCGTCAGTGCGGTGGGCCGTCATTTTGCATCCGCGACCATTGGTGGGCGCCGCCTCGATGTGCGCGAGAATGTGGCCTTTCAGGGCAAAGGAGAGCAGACCCGCTTCATTCATGAGCGCTTTGCGGAGAATGGCTGCGCCATCGCGATCGAATTCAAGAAATTCTTCATGGATGAGTGGACGGGAGAGGCGGATGCGCGCGCGGTGGCGGATATTCGCGACACGATTGCAGCACTTCAGCCGGTCATTGAAGAATGTCTGAGATCGCGGCGATGA
- a CDS encoding flavohemoglobin expression-modulating QEGLA motif protein, translated as MNISSARNAPSPIADLVDDVVSCLEAGKAVRRDVGKDGRLHIDRPLPFLCLHLTGGTKDLAARDIAAAHASYLIASTIQEAAPLIEAVGAAMRQRFGAFMVIDIGELEHDILLADDSPFLPHYEVSVSATAEPETQKARRVFIKAVCDAEVRFRTPRIIRPEPDADPILRFQNAGLDFPCISVRFAPIYRQPESGADYPGLRETMIADLFDAGLQAFSSFASGMDALKVTSHRALGRKAFVDAVRRADRSIDDIVSSFDFLLSVTPINARRAFEEFRDGGFQYAPRLLYRPLGVDVEEQKRKLYSVVFDHLEDPVLYHLYREKQREIDLQLTMLASLHHRTFTDFSRALYGAVEPALLTLALGVLKDCPRKEEGGEIAMVDCYAVAKKSREMVETYLAEDPEFKARVEIRDDLPPGLMVTGEKLLISRHTVMEQRRVEALLSHEIGVHLLTYFNGSFQGLRLFRTGLSGYEGVQEGLAVLAEHLAGGMTRERLRLIAGRVIGCAAMLDGASFVETFRIMTRDHGFDEAGAFNMVLRIYRGGGLSKDAIYLRGLAEVLEHLRRGGALDPFWMGKIAAAHFPVMQELALRGLLRPPAVRPAFLLPARANERLEKIRAGLSIAELATL; from the coding sequence ATGAATATATCCTCCGCCCGCAATGCGCCGTCCCCCATCGCCGATCTGGTTGATGATGTCGTGTCATGCCTCGAGGCCGGCAAGGCCGTCCGCCGCGATGTCGGAAAAGATGGCCGCCTGCATATCGACCGGCCGCTGCCGTTCCTCTGTCTGCATCTGACGGGCGGCACGAAAGACCTCGCCGCGCGCGATATCGCCGCTGCCCATGCATCCTATCTCATCGCCTCCACCATTCAGGAGGCTGCGCCGCTGATCGAGGCCGTGGGCGCCGCCATGCGGCAGCGTTTCGGCGCTTTCATGGTGATTGATATCGGCGAGCTGGAACATGATATTCTTCTGGCCGACGATTCCCCCTTCCTGCCGCATTATGAAGTTTCCGTCTCCGCCACGGCTGAACCGGAAACGCAAAAGGCGCGCCGGGTCTTCATCAAAGCGGTTTGTGATGCCGAGGTGCGGTTTCGCACGCCGCGCATTATCCGGCCGGAACCGGATGCCGATCCGATCCTCAGGTTTCAGAATGCCGGGCTGGATTTCCCCTGCATCAGCGTGCGTTTTGCGCCGATCTATCGTCAGCCGGAATCCGGAGCGGATTATCCTGGCCTGCGCGAAACGATGATCGCCGATCTTTTCGATGCCGGTTTGCAGGCTTTCTCTTCATTTGCTTCCGGCATGGATGCACTCAAGGTCACCAGCCACCGGGCACTCGGCCGCAAAGCCTTCGTCGATGCAGTCAGACGTGCGGATCGTTCGATCGACGACATTGTCTCTTCCTTCGATTTTCTTCTGTCCGTCACACCGATCAATGCTCGCCGGGCCTTCGAGGAGTTCCGCGATGGCGGCTTTCAATATGCGCCGCGCCTGCTCTATCGGCCGCTCGGTGTCGATGTCGAGGAGCAGAAACGCAAGCTCTATTCGGTCGTTTTCGATCATCTGGAAGACCCGGTGCTCTATCACCTCTACCGGGAAAAACAGCGGGAGATCGATCTGCAGCTGACGATGCTTGCAAGCCTGCACCATCGCACCTTCACCGATTTTTCACGCGCCCTGTATGGCGCCGTGGAACCCGCACTTCTGACACTCGCGCTTGGTGTGCTCAAGGATTGTCCGCGAAAGGAAGAAGGCGGCGAAATCGCCATGGTCGATTGCTACGCGGTCGCCAAGAAGTCGCGGGAGATGGTCGAGACCTATCTGGCGGAAGACCCGGAATTCAAGGCGCGCGTCGAGATCCGTGACGACCTGCCGCCGGGCCTAATGGTGACGGGCGAGAAGCTTCTGATTTCCCGCCACACCGTCATGGAACAGCGCCGTGTCGAGGCGCTGCTGTCGCATGAGATCGGCGTGCATCTTCTCACCTATTTCAACGGCTCGTTTCAGGGCTTGCGGCTCTTTCGCACCGGCCTTTCCGGTTATGAGGGCGTGCAGGAAGGGCTGGCGGTGCTGGCGGAACATCTGGCCGGCGGCATGACGCGCGAGCGCCTGCGGCTGATCGCCGGCCGCGTTATTGGCTGCGCCGCCATGCTGGATGGGGCAAGCTTCGTCGAGACCTTCCGCATCATGACCCGCGACCACGGTTTCGATGAGGCCGGGGCCTTCAACATGGTGCTGCGCATCTATCGCGGCGGCGGTCTTTCCAAGGACGCGATCTATCTGCGCGGGCTGGCGGAGGTGCTGGAGCATCTGCGCAGGGGCGGGGCGCTCGATCCGTTCTGGATGGGCAAGATCGCCGCCGCCCATTTTCCGGTGATGCAGGAGCTGGCCCTGCGCGGCCTGCTTCGTCCGCCGGCTGTCAGACCCGCATTTCTGCTGCCCGCCCGGGCTAATGAGCGGCTGGAAAAAATACGGGCTGGGTTATCCATTGCCGAACTGGCGACATTATAG
- a CDS encoding glutathione synthase has product MRIAFFVNSIETEGPNYATGLLAMAALNRGHEVVYLTPGDFTLRSDDSLTIHATVLPKAKYKKSDAFHAALQDKALERRTMDVEEIDALMLRNDPSLDQTTRPWAVHAGILFGRLAEQRGVVVLNDPEGLALAQNKLYFQSFPEIVRPTTIISRNVEEIRAFADAHPKGVIVKPLQGSGGKNVFKIGSSKETNLNQIFEAVSLEGYLIAQAYLPAAKDGDIRFFMMNGRPLMRDGQYAALRRVPAKGDLRSNIHAKGTAEAVKVTDEIVALADMMRPKLVEDGMFLVGLDIVGDKILEVNVFSPGGLSNIRDLTEMDFSDTIIEAVETKITMQSASGGTISNRLLATL; this is encoded by the coding sequence ATGCGTATCGCATTTTTCGTCAATTCCATCGAAACCGAGGGACCGAACTACGCGACCGGCCTGCTTGCCATGGCGGCGCTCAATCGCGGCCACGAGGTGGTCTATCTGACGCCCGGCGATTTCACGTTGCGCTCGGACGACAGCCTGACCATCCATGCCACGGTGCTGCCGAAGGCGAAATACAAGAAATCGGATGCGTTTCATGCTGCCCTGCAGGACAAGGCGCTGGAACGGCGGACCATGGATGTGGAGGAAATCGATGCGTTGATGCTGCGCAACGACCCCTCTCTCGACCAGACCACACGGCCATGGGCGGTGCATGCCGGCATCCTGTTCGGGCGGCTTGCCGAACAGCGTGGCGTCGTGGTTCTGAACGATCCCGAAGGTCTGGCGCTCGCGCAGAACAAGCTCTATTTCCAGAGCTTTCCCGAAATCGTCCGCCCGACCACGATCATTTCGCGCAATGTCGAGGAAATCCGCGCCTTTGCCGACGCGCACCCCAAGGGCGTCATCGTCAAGCCGCTGCAGGGCTCCGGCGGCAAGAATGTCTTCAAGATCGGCTCCAGCAAGGAGACCAATCTCAACCAGATTTTCGAGGCGGTGAGCCTCGAAGGTTATCTGATCGCGCAGGCCTATCTGCCGGCCGCCAAGGATGGTGATATCCGCTTCTTCATGATGAATGGCCGCCCGCTGATGCGCGACGGTCAATATGCCGCCCTGCGCCGCGTGCCGGCGAAAGGCGATCTGCGCTCCAACATTCACGCCAAGGGCACCGCCGAGGCGGTGAAAGTGACGGACGAAATCGTGGCGCTTGCCGATATGATGCGGCCGAAGCTGGTGGAAGACGGCATGTTCCTTGTCGGGCTGGATATCGTTGGCGACAAGATACTGGAAGTGAACGTGTTTTCCCCGGGTGGCCTTTCCAATATCCGCGATCTCACGGAGATGGATTTCAGCGACACGATCATTGAGGCCGTCGAAACCAAGATCACCATGCAGAGCGCTTCCGGCGGCACCATCTCCAACCGCCTGCTGGCGACGTTGTGA
- a CDS encoding NAD-dependent epimerase, with protein sequence MRYLVTGTAGFIGFYVAKRLLDAGHFVTGFDGMTKYYDVSLKEKRHAILSRSNGFRAEIGMLEDTDALKRAAEAAEPEIIIHLAAQAGVRYSLENPRAYIDSNLIGSFNMLELARSLEVKHLMLASTSSIYGANEKIPFAESDKADEPMTLYAATKKSMELMAHSYAHLHKLPTTAFRFFTVYGPWGRPDMAPIKFVDAVSNGRPIDIYGQGNMSRDFTYIDDLVEGIVRLSTVIPSEENRVTQEGVTDTLSHHAPFRVVNIGGGQPVELMHFVETVEKAVGKPAIRNMLPMQQGDVPRTFASPDLLKALTGYVPQTPVEEGIKALVAWYREMHPAELRE encoded by the coding sequence ATGCGTTATCTGGTTACCGGCACGGCTGGCTTCATCGGCTTTTATGTTGCGAAGCGACTGTTGGACGCCGGCCATTTCGTGACCGGTTTCGACGGCATGACGAAATATTACGATGTCAGCCTCAAGGAAAAACGCCACGCCATTCTTTCCCGCTCCAACGGCTTCCGGGCCGAAATCGGCATGCTGGAAGATACAGATGCGCTGAAGCGCGCGGCTGAGGCCGCCGAACCTGAGATCATCATCCACCTCGCCGCACAGGCAGGCGTCCGTTACAGCCTTGAAAATCCGCGCGCCTATATCGATTCCAATCTCATCGGCTCGTTCAACATGCTGGAGCTCGCCAGAAGCCTTGAGGTCAAGCACCTGATGCTGGCATCGACCTCCTCCATCTACGGCGCCAACGAAAAAATCCCCTTTGCGGAAAGCGACAAGGCCGACGAGCCGATGACGCTTTACGCCGCCACCAAAAAATCGATGGAGCTGATGGCGCACAGCTATGCCCATCTGCACAAGCTGCCCACCACCGCCTTCCGCTTCTTCACGGTCTACGGTCCATGGGGACGGCCGGACATGGCGCCGATCAAATTCGTCGACGCCGTTTCCAACGGCCGGCCGATCGATATTTACGGGCAAGGCAATATGAGCCGCGACTTCACCTATATCGACGATCTGGTCGAGGGCATCGTCCGGTTGAGCACGGTTATCCCGTCCGAGGAAAACCGCGTCACGCAGGAAGGCGTCACCGATACGCTCTCGCACCACGCGCCCTTCCGCGTGGTCAATATTGGCGGCGGCCAGCCGGTGGAACTGATGCATTTCGTAGAGACGGTCGAAAAGGCGGTCGGGAAACCCGCGATCCGCAACATGCTGCCGATGCAGCAGGGCGATGTTCCCCGCACCTTCGCCTCGCCCGACCTTCTGAAGGCATTGACCGGTTATGTGCCGCAAACCCCGGTCGAAGAGGGCATCAAGGCCCTCGTCGCCTGGTATCGCGAGATGCACCCGGCCGAATTACGAGAATAA
- a CDS encoding UDP-glucose/GDP-mannose dehydrogenase family protein — protein MRIVMIGSGYVGLVSGACFADFGHDVVCVDKMPEKIEALKNGHIPIFEPGLETIVANNAKAGRLSFTTDLSAAVANADVVFIAVGTPSRRGDGHADLGYVYAAAKEIAHSLDGFTVIVTKSTVPVGTGDEVERIIHEENPSADFAVVSNPEFLREGAAIEDFKRPDRIVVGLSDERARPVMTEVYRPLYLNQSPLLFTTRRASELIKYAANAFLAMKITFINEMADLCEKVGANVQDVSRGIGLDGRIGPKFLHAGPGYGGSCFPKDTLALAKTAQDYDAPVRLIETTIAINDNRKRAMGRKVINAVGGDVRGKKIAVLGLTFKPNTDDMRDSPAIAIIQTLQDGGAKVVGYDPEGMANARHLMEDIEYAAGPYEAAEDADAVVIVTEWNQFRALDLPRLKAIMKHPVLVDLRNIYRTDEVAAHGFIYAAVGRPHEGGFDKGA, from the coding sequence ATGCGGATTGTGATGATCGGTTCGGGTTATGTCGGCCTTGTGTCCGGCGCGTGTTTTGCGGATTTCGGCCATGATGTGGTCTGCGTCGACAAGATGCCGGAGAAGATCGAGGCCCTGAAAAACGGCCATATTCCAATCTTCGAACCGGGTCTGGAGACCATTGTCGCCAACAATGCAAAGGCCGGGCGGTTGAGCTTCACCACCGATCTTTCCGCAGCCGTTGCCAATGCCGATGTCGTCTTCATCGCGGTCGGCACGCCCTCGCGGCGCGGCGATGGCCATGCCGATCTTGGTTATGTCTATGCGGCGGCAAAAGAGATCGCCCATTCGCTTGACGGCTTCACGGTCATCGTCACCAAATCCACCGTTCCCGTCGGCACAGGTGATGAGGTGGAGCGTATCATCCACGAGGAAAACCCTTCGGCCGATTTTGCGGTTGTCTCCAACCCGGAATTCCTGCGCGAAGGTGCGGCCATCGAGGATTTCAAGCGGCCGGACCGCATCGTCGTCGGCCTTTCGGACGAGCGCGCCCGCCCCGTCATGACCGAGGTTTACCGCCCGCTCTATCTCAACCAGTCGCCGCTGCTCTTCACCACAAGACGCGCTTCCGAACTAATCAAATATGCCGCCAACGCCTTTCTGGCGATGAAGATCACCTTCATCAACGAGATGGCTGACCTCTGCGAAAAGGTCGGCGCCAATGTGCAGGATGTCTCGCGCGGCATCGGCCTCGATGGCCGCATCGGCCCCAAATTCCTGCATGCCGGCCCCGGTTATGGCGGCTCCTGTTTCCCGAAGGACACGCTGGCGCTCGCCAAGACCGCGCAGGATTATGACGCGCCGGTGCGACTGATCGAGACCACCATCGCCATTAACGACAATCGCAAGCGCGCCATGGGCCGCAAGGTCATCAATGCGGTGGGCGGCGATGTGCGCGGCAAGAAGATCGCTGTGCTCGGCCTCACCTTCAAACCGAATACCGACGACATGCGCGACAGCCCGGCAATCGCCATCATCCAGACCCTGCAGGACGGCGGTGCGAAAGTCGTCGGTTACGATCCGGAAGGCATGGCGAATGCCCGCCATCTGATGGAAGACATCGAATACGCGGCCGGCCCCTACGAGGCGGCGGAAGATGCCGACGCCGTGGTGATCGTGACGGAATGGAACCAGTTCCGTGCGCTCGACCTGCCGCGCCTGAAAGCGATCATGAAACATCCGGTGCTGGTGGATCTGCGCAATATCTACCGCACGGATGAGGTCGCCGCGCATGGTTTCATCTATGCCGCGGTCGGCCGTCCGCATGAAGGCGGTTTCGACAAGGGCGCATAG
- a CDS encoding DMT family transporter yields MQKGFLLGLFAYATFSMGDATIKSLGSQISVFEIGFFSILFSGIFIFFSKPREERWREFWRMSRPFAVHGRAISGLFAGIFGIYAFTTIPLAEAYALIFLSPLFVTVLSAVVLKENIGPWRWAAVLAGIVGVILVVRPGFKTLELGHFAAIGVAFLAAMTIVLLRSLAGKEKRTSIMGVLLIYGLTFNGIASIPEFVMPNLHQLLAFAFIGLCTATGQITLLVATRIAPASQIAPSHYSQILWAVAIGMAFFHEYPDAVAVLGLAVIAASGLLTMIREKVRLGTVRWNPFFRNRL; encoded by the coding sequence ATGCAAAAGGGTTTTCTGCTCGGTCTGTTCGCTTATGCGACCTTTTCCATGGGCGATGCCACCATCAAGTCGCTTGGATCGCAGATCAGCGTTTTCGAAATCGGCTTCTTCAGCATTCTATTTTCCGGCATTTTCATTTTCTTCAGTAAACCACGGGAGGAAAGGTGGCGTGAATTCTGGCGCATGAGCCGGCCCTTTGCCGTGCACGGGCGTGCCATTTCCGGCCTCTTCGCCGGTATTTTTGGCATCTACGCCTTCACCACTATTCCACTGGCGGAAGCCTATGCGCTGATCTTCCTGTCGCCGCTTTTTGTGACCGTGCTTTCCGCCGTGGTGCTGAAGGAAAATATCGGTCCATGGCGCTGGGCGGCGGTTCTGGCGGGTATCGTCGGCGTGATCCTCGTCGTGCGGCCAGGCTTCAAGACGCTGGAACTCGGGCATTTCGCCGCCATCGGCGTTGCCTTCCTGGCGGCGATGACCATCGTTTTGCTGCGCTCGCTTGCCGGCAAGGAAAAGCGCACCTCGATCATGGGCGTGCTGCTGATCTACGGCCTCACCTTCAATGGCATTGCCTCCATCCCCGAATTCGTCATGCCCAACCTGCACCAGCTTCTGGCCTTCGCCTTCATCGGCCTTTGCACGGCCACGGGGCAGATCACCCTTCTGGTCGCAACCCGCATCGCGCCAGCAAGCCAGATCGCGCCATCGCATTATTCGCAAATCCTCTGGGCCGTGGCGATCGGCATGGCTTTCTTCCACGAATATCCGGATGCGGTCGCCGTGCTTGGTCTGGCCGTCATCGCCGCATCGGGACTGCTGACGATGATCCGCGAAAAGGTGAGGCTCGGCACCGTGCGCTGGAACCCGTTTTTCCGCAATCGCCTCTGA